From Granulicella sp. WH15, the proteins below share one genomic window:
- a CDS encoding FAD-dependent oxidoreductase: MNNLFSNLKQPAIAGASIEHEPSDLKHVVIVGGGFAGLNCARALASRSDVRITLLEKNNYT; encoded by the coding sequence ATGAACAATCTCTTTTCAAATCTTAAGCAGCCGGCGATAGCGGGCGCGTCCATCGAGCACGAACCGTCGGATCTAAAGCACGTCGTCATTGTCGGAGGCGGTTTCGCAGGGTTGAATTGCGCTCGCGCGCTTGCTTCGCGTTCCGACGTCCGGATTACGCTACTCGAGAAGAACAACTATACCTAG
- a CDS encoding FAD-dependent oxidoreductase, translated as MKLGEVTAVDLAARMVETSHGVKYQGDIIALAAGSQPNFFGTPGADKHAFPLYSLQDAELLRSRILEVLESADRDPSLIEKGALNFVIVGAGPTGTEMAGALGDMIQRALKEEYRDLDLSKARVVLVDMVPSVLGAFSQSSQEYASKILKEHDVHTHLGVAVKEVTPDHVLLSDGARIPTRTVVWAGGLKASSLSANLSIAPGRGSRIDVQPDFSVKGFDNVYALGDFANIVGKDGKTLPQLASVAEQAGKYCAKNIATKLSGESGRPFDYFDKGVMAIIGRNAAVA; from the coding sequence GTGAAGCTAGGCGAGGTAACCGCGGTCGATCTTGCGGCAAGAATGGTTGAGACCTCCCATGGGGTCAAATATCAGGGCGATATCATCGCGCTAGCTGCAGGGTCGCAACCCAACTTTTTCGGAACGCCCGGCGCAGACAAACATGCCTTTCCGCTGTATTCGCTTCAAGACGCCGAGCTACTCCGCTCGAGGATACTTGAGGTACTTGAGTCCGCGGATCGCGACCCTTCGCTCATCGAGAAGGGCGCACTTAATTTCGTCATAGTTGGTGCTGGGCCTACAGGCACGGAGATGGCGGGAGCTCTCGGCGATATGATCCAACGTGCGCTAAAAGAGGAATACAGAGACCTGGACCTCAGCAAAGCGCGCGTTGTCCTAGTCGACATGGTTCCCAGCGTCTTGGGTGCGTTTTCGCAAAGCTCTCAGGAATACGCCTCCAAAATATTGAAGGAACATGACGTACACACTCATCTGGGAGTCGCTGTAAAGGAAGTGACGCCAGACCATGTACTACTCTCGGACGGCGCCAGAATCCCGACGCGCACCGTCGTCTGGGCCGGTGGGTTGAAAGCATCATCTCTGTCAGCTAATCTGAGCATTGCGCCTGGACGCGGGAGCCGCATCGACGTTCAGCCTGACTTCAGCGTAAAGGGTTTCGACAACGTCTATGCGCTAGGCGATTTTGCAAATATTGTAGGCAAAGACGGGAAAACCTTACCGCAACTTGCATCCGTAGCGGAGCAGGCGGGCAAGTATTGCGCGAAGAATATCGCGACCAAATTATCAGGGGAGTCGGGGCGTCCCTTCGATTACTTCGACAAAGGAGTCATGGCAATAATAGGGCGCAACGCGGCCGTAGCTTAA
- a CDS encoding nuclear transport factor 2 family protein, whose product MVQALSLVPPFTREAAELKVRKAEDGWNSRDPEKAALGYSLDSVWRNRAEFVTGRADIVKFLERKWSRELEYRLIKELWAFDTNRIAVRFAYEWHDDSGNWFRSYGNENWLFDAQGLNVHRYACINDLPIKESERKYHWPLGRRPDDHPGLSELGL is encoded by the coding sequence ATGGTTCAAGCTCTAAGTCTAGTTCCGCCGTTTACACGTGAAGCAGCAGAGTTGAAAGTTCGCAAGGCTGAAGACGGATGGAATTCGCGGGATCCTGAGAAGGCCGCTCTCGGCTATTCACTCGACAGCGTTTGGAGAAATCGAGCAGAATTCGTGACTGGACGAGCAGACATCGTAAAGTTCCTGGAGAGGAAGTGGAGCCGTGAGCTTGAGTATCGACTGATCAAAGAGCTCTGGGCGTTCGACACAAATCGCATCGCGGTTCGATTTGCGTATGAGTGGCACGATGATTCCGGAAACTGGTTCCGCTCTTACGGCAATGAGAATTGGCTGTTCGATGCCCAGGGCCTCAACGTTCACCGATACGCATGCATCAATGATCTCCCCATTAAGGAATCGGAGCGCAAGTATCACTGGCCATTGGGACGGCGTCCTGATGATCACCCCGGACTCTCGGAGCTTGGGCTGTAA
- a CDS encoding cyclic nucleotide-binding domain-containing thioredoxin-disulfide reductase — protein MKTITADELEKVPLLALLSRTQRERISRTAADLRVRAGDWLTREGDVPCFFVVIEGGVEFLKEIGGVPRAMSVYESEGFFGEVPLLLGARVLVGLRARVDSRILKLDGPLFYELISESTKWSERILAVMASRVSGVQEMVCKTKITRVVIIGDESHARCRDILTFLSRSRIPYSWVNRILDRDRIPDELALPMSGLTAIVDGKTILNEPTERELAEALGIQTKPRFASYDLVIVGGGPAGLAAAVCGASEGLRVLMIEQATPGGQAGTSSRIENYLGFPGGISGEELSQRALEQAGRFGSEIVVSRKVEQIVFSSEKKTLTLNGCTSIDARSIVLAMGVEWRLLKAEGIDRLRGRGILYGASRTEAMAVVGKQVFIVGGGNSAGQAALFFSGYAAHVTVLVRGASLLLSMSQYLIVEIGNKVNISVEVNTQVISADGINNLETIETRHSQTGTSSIRAADALFIMIGATANTSWLPVEIHRDEHGYLCTGRDIDDAWHLSRLAYPLETSVPGVFCVGDIRHGSIKRVASGVGEGSMAVSFVHQYLALSSHTPDLESSCNPQK, from the coding sequence GTGAAGACGATTACAGCAGATGAACTTGAGAAAGTGCCACTTCTGGCCCTTCTTTCAAGAACTCAACGAGAGAGGATCAGCCGCACGGCCGCCGATCTTCGCGTGCGCGCCGGAGACTGGCTCACGCGCGAAGGAGATGTGCCCTGTTTCTTTGTTGTAATCGAAGGCGGAGTCGAGTTCTTGAAGGAGATCGGCGGAGTACCTCGAGCAATGAGTGTCTATGAGTCAGAAGGCTTTTTTGGAGAAGTTCCCCTTCTGCTCGGCGCCAGGGTACTCGTCGGTCTTCGAGCAAGGGTTGACTCCCGAATACTTAAGTTGGACGGACCTCTGTTCTACGAACTCATTTCGGAATCCACCAAGTGGAGCGAACGCATCTTAGCCGTTATGGCCTCCCGCGTTAGCGGTGTCCAGGAGATGGTTTGCAAGACAAAAATCACCCGCGTCGTCATCATCGGGGACGAGAGTCATGCCCGATGTCGTGACATTCTGACCTTCCTCTCGCGCAGTCGAATCCCATATTCTTGGGTGAACAGGATCTTAGACAGAGATCGTATTCCCGACGAATTGGCACTCCCGATGTCAGGTCTGACCGCTATTGTCGACGGAAAAACGATACTCAATGAGCCAACAGAGCGTGAACTTGCAGAAGCACTCGGTATACAAACCAAACCACGCTTCGCTTCCTATGATCTGGTCATCGTCGGAGGGGGCCCAGCTGGTTTAGCCGCGGCGGTCTGCGGAGCCTCGGAAGGACTGAGGGTCTTAATGATTGAACAGGCCACACCGGGAGGGCAGGCAGGGACTTCTTCTCGAATTGAGAATTATTTGGGGTTTCCAGGAGGCATTTCTGGAGAAGAACTCAGCCAGCGTGCACTCGAGCAGGCAGGGCGCTTTGGCTCGGAGATAGTCGTCTCAAGGAAGGTGGAACAGATCGTGTTCTCGAGCGAAAAGAAGACTTTGACGCTGAATGGCTGCACTAGTATCGATGCGCGTTCTATTGTTCTCGCGATGGGCGTCGAGTGGCGATTACTCAAAGCAGAAGGAATAGATAGGCTTAGGGGACGAGGTATTCTCTACGGTGCATCTCGAACTGAGGCAATGGCAGTTGTAGGAAAGCAGGTTTTCATTGTAGGTGGAGGAAATTCCGCAGGGCAGGCAGCTCTATTCTTCTCAGGCTACGCAGCCCATGTTACGGTTCTCGTTCGCGGGGCAAGCCTCTTGCTCAGCATGTCTCAGTACCTCATTGTCGAGATAGGGAACAAAGTCAATATCTCCGTGGAGGTTAACACGCAGGTGATTTCCGCAGATGGGATTAACAATCTTGAAACGATCGAGACGCGGCATAGCCAAACAGGAACGAGCAGCATTCGGGCGGCGGACGCTCTATTTATCATGATCGGTGCGACAGCAAATACGTCGTGGTTACCCGTCGAAATTCATCGCGACGAACACGGCTACCTTTGTACTGGTCGCGATATTGATGACGCGTGGCACCTTTCGCGTTTAGCCTATCCCTTGGAAACCAGCGTTCCAGGAGTATTTTGTGTTGGCGATATCCGCCATGGATCAATTAAGAGGGTTGCTTCCGGGGTCGGTGAAGGAAGCATGGCGGTCTCCTTCGTCCATCAATATCTTGCCCTTTCGAGTCACACCCCCGATCTTGAATCGAGTTGCAACCCGCAAAAGTAG
- a CDS encoding response regulator transcription factor gives MKKIRILVADDHFLLREGLAAVIAGQEDIELVAEATNGQEAIELFRLHRPDVTLMDLQMPIMNGIDAITEIRRHWPNARFIVLTTYQGDVQALRALKAGASGYLLKSMLRKELLDAIRLVHAGKKRIPPEIAAEIADHVTDDALSDREVEVLRRVAAGNSNKIIAEQLVVSEGTIKGHIKSILSKLGANDRTHAVTIAMKRGFIDG, from the coding sequence ATGAAAAAAATCAGAATTTTAGTGGCGGACGACCATTTTTTACTGCGTGAAGGGCTTGCGGCAGTCATCGCGGGCCAGGAGGATATTGAACTTGTTGCTGAAGCGACCAACGGGCAGGAAGCTATCGAACTCTTCCGTTTGCACCGCCCAGACGTGACGCTGATGGATCTACAGATGCCCATAATGAATGGCATTGACGCGATTACCGAGATACGCAGACACTGGCCCAACGCTCGCTTCATCGTGCTAACTACTTATCAAGGGGATGTGCAGGCTTTGCGTGCTCTTAAGGCAGGTGCTTCTGGATATCTGCTGAAAAGTATGTTGCGAAAGGAGTTGTTGGACGCTATCAGATTGGTGCATGCCGGGAAGAAGCGCATCCCGCCTGAAATCGCGGCGGAGATTGCTGATCACGTAACCGATGACGCTCTCAGTGATCGAGAAGTCGAGGTGTTAAGAAGAGTAGCGGCGGGAAATTCCAACAAGATCATTGCAGAGCAGCTCGTGGTTTCCGAAGGTACAATCAAAGGTCACATCAAGAGCATTCTTTCGAAGCTCGGTGCTAATGACCGAACCCACGCTGTGACGATTGCCATGAAACGTGGGTTCATAGACGGATAG
- a CDS encoding sensor histidine kinase — protein sequence MKRVSIQRLFTLIFVKSLLCISAFGLNPDSLMSQYAHSTWRTSDGIFNSAPTAVTQTSDGYIWIGTQSGLVRFDGVRFVSWTPPAGKQLPSPYISCFLSARDGSLWIGTTGGLAHWKNGEFTTYPNARGFVDFLLEDHLGLVWMARTRVHDNTGPICRITDTKARCYGVSDGITASNASALAEDPQGGFWIGSSLFVQHWRPGTQEIYRPSALKGNENLRGVSDLITTVDGGLWAGMAVEGAGLGLQKLVNGVWKPFVTPAFDSSTLSIETLGRTQNNSLLIGTESQGLYRIKDGKVDHLRAADGLTGDSVRSFYEDREGNLWVATSEGVDRFSDRAVVTFSMRQGLGGDDVQSVLASPDGSIWIGNQQELDLLRHDKITSIRKENGLPGNGVTSLLEEHPGSLWLGIDNGLWVYERGAFKPIKRSDGTPVGTVFAMAKDVDGSIWVELLGAPAKLLHIRNREIQEESVVSQQIFVSAPVADPLGGVWFALRGGQLAHYRTGKTEIVHPTELPNSREWNHFILDARGWLIGTTSKGLAGLWNGRIQELTELNGLPCSRLYNLIEDDKGALWIYAECGLIEISHEKMQQWRDHPRTKVGVHVFDAFDGAQPGASPFSPSVARSPDGRLWFANYIALQMINPAHLERNTVQPPVHIEEVIADRKSYAPYQGLRLPSLMRALEIDYTALSFVTPKKILFRYKLEGHDSDWQEPGVRRQALYNDLPPGHYRFHVIACNNDGVWNETGDTLSFSIAPAFYQTMCFRVLCGVVAIGLLRLFYLLRLKQVTSQIRQRLGARLEERERIARELHDTLLQGFQGLLLRFQAAMNALPESEPAHQILAKALDRADEVLLEGRQSVRNLRAEGTCGSELTEVITHCAQELTQDHPPLFDLSVMGTPQVLDTVVFDEVSRIAREALINAFQHAQATKIEVDLTYSNIQLYLRIRDDGKGIDPQVLTKGREGHWGLSGMRERAHKIGSVLNIWSNPGIGTEIELKLPARVAYRNSERASIWRRVRRFIKKPLEV from the coding sequence ATGAAGCGCGTTTCGATTCAACGGCTGTTCACATTGATATTTGTGAAGTCCCTCCTCTGTATTTCTGCGTTCGGGCTCAATCCTGATAGCTTGATGTCTCAATACGCACATAGCACCTGGCGTACGAGCGACGGCATTTTCAACTCCGCTCCCACGGCAGTCACTCAGACCTCCGATGGCTACATTTGGATAGGTACGCAAAGCGGACTTGTTCGTTTTGACGGCGTTCGGTTTGTCTCGTGGACTCCGCCTGCCGGGAAACAGTTGCCCTCCCCATATATTTCGTGTTTCCTAAGCGCAAGAGATGGCAGTCTGTGGATTGGGACGACCGGAGGGCTCGCCCATTGGAAGAATGGAGAATTCACCACCTATCCCAACGCGCGCGGTTTCGTCGATTTCCTTCTTGAAGACCATCTCGGACTCGTTTGGATGGCCCGTACACGAGTACATGACAACACGGGACCGATCTGCCGGATAACAGACACCAAGGCGCGATGTTACGGAGTTTCCGATGGGATTACGGCCAGCAATGCGTCGGCACTGGCTGAAGATCCTCAAGGAGGTTTTTGGATTGGAAGCAGTCTTTTCGTTCAGCATTGGCGACCCGGAACCCAGGAAATCTATCGCCCGTCTGCCCTCAAAGGCAACGAAAACCTTCGTGGGGTCTCAGATCTCATTACGACGGTAGATGGCGGTCTATGGGCGGGAATGGCGGTGGAGGGCGCGGGACTTGGGCTACAGAAGCTGGTCAACGGAGTATGGAAGCCATTTGTAACGCCAGCGTTTGATAGCAGCACGCTGAGCATTGAGACGCTTGGCCGAACACAGAACAATAGTTTATTGATCGGGACAGAGAGTCAGGGCTTGTACAGAATTAAGGATGGCAAAGTAGACCATCTCCGGGCCGCGGACGGTTTGACGGGCGACTCTGTTCGCTCCTTCTATGAAGACCGAGAAGGCAATCTCTGGGTTGCGACTTCAGAGGGCGTCGATCGTTTCAGCGACCGGGCAGTGGTCACTTTCTCTATGCGGCAGGGCCTGGGAGGCGATGACGTTCAGTCAGTACTTGCATCCCCGGATGGAAGCATTTGGATTGGGAACCAACAGGAATTAGACCTTCTCAGGCACGACAAGATTACATCCATTCGAAAGGAGAACGGCCTGCCAGGGAACGGAGTGACATCGTTGCTTGAGGAGCACCCAGGCTCACTGTGGCTAGGTATCGACAATGGCCTTTGGGTTTACGAGAGGGGAGCATTCAAACCAATCAAAAGATCAGATGGAACTCCCGTGGGGACCGTTTTTGCAATGGCCAAGGATGTTGACGGCAGCATATGGGTCGAACTCCTGGGGGCTCCGGCAAAGCTTCTTCATATTAGGAATAGGGAAATTCAAGAGGAATCTGTCGTTTCTCAGCAGATATTCGTATCCGCCCCTGTAGCAGATCCTCTGGGGGGTGTCTGGTTTGCATTGCGTGGTGGCCAGCTTGCTCACTATCGAACCGGCAAAACTGAGATCGTTCATCCAACAGAACTCCCTAATAGTAGGGAGTGGAACCACTTCATTTTAGACGCTCGAGGTTGGCTGATTGGGACAACGTCGAAGGGGCTTGCAGGTTTGTGGAATGGGAGGATACAAGAACTCACTGAGCTCAATGGCCTTCCATGCAGCCGCCTGTACAACCTGATCGAGGACGATAAGGGCGCTCTTTGGATATATGCAGAGTGCGGCCTCATCGAAATTTCTCACGAGAAGATGCAACAGTGGCGGGATCACCCAAGGACTAAGGTTGGAGTCCACGTTTTCGATGCATTCGATGGCGCACAGCCCGGGGCCTCTCCATTCAGTCCTTCTGTAGCCAGATCTCCCGACGGACGGCTGTGGTTTGCGAATTACATCGCGCTGCAGATGATCAATCCGGCTCATCTCGAACGCAACACCGTTCAACCTCCAGTTCACATTGAAGAGGTGATCGCTGACCGAAAGAGCTACGCGCCATACCAAGGGTTGCGTCTTCCTTCACTTATGCGTGCTCTCGAGATCGACTACACGGCACTTAGCTTTGTGACTCCGAAAAAGATCCTTTTTCGATACAAACTGGAAGGGCATGACTCCGATTGGCAGGAACCTGGAGTGAGACGCCAAGCTCTATACAACGATCTTCCGCCCGGACACTATAGATTTCACGTCATCGCCTGCAACAATGACGGTGTATGGAATGAGACCGGCGATACGCTGAGTTTTTCAATTGCTCCTGCCTTCTATCAGACGATGTGTTTCCGGGTACTTTGCGGCGTAGTCGCCATTGGGCTTCTCAGACTGTTTTATCTACTGAGACTGAAGCAGGTTACTTCTCAAATTCGGCAACGGCTTGGGGCTCGACTTGAAGAGCGGGAGAGAATCGCGCGCGAATTGCACGATACCCTTTTACAAGGGTTTCAAGGATTGCTGCTGCGTTTCCAGGCAGCGATGAATGCTCTTCCCGAGTCCGAACCGGCCCATCAGATACTGGCCAAGGCGTTGGACAGAGCGGACGAGGTATTGCTTGAGGGCAGGCAAAGCGTGCGAAACCTTCGAGCAGAGGGCACTTGCGGAAGTGAGCTTACTGAAGTGATCACGCATTGTGCACAGGAACTCACTCAGGATCATCCGCCCCTCTTCGATCTTTCGGTGATGGGGACACCGCAGGTGCTTGACACGGTTGTGTTCGATGAAGTCTCTCGAATCGCACGCGAAGCGCTCATCAATGCATTCCAGCATGCGCAAGCGACGAAGATCGAGGTGGATCTGACCTATAGCAACATCCAGCTTTATTTAAGGATACGTGATGACGGCAAAGGCATTGATCCGCAGGTTCTCACTAAAGGAAGGGAAGGACATTGGGGGCTCTCGGGGATGCGTGAGCGAGCTCACAAAATCGGCTCAGTTCTGAATATCTGGAGCAATCCTGGCATAGGAACAGAGATCGAGTTGAAGCTCCCCGCCAGGGTCGCCTATCGAAACAGTGAGAGGGCGTCTATCTGGCGACGCGTTAGGCGATTTATAAAAAAGCCACTGGAGGTATAG
- a CDS encoding response regulator: MQVIDCEDDMASVPLADRIFPRTYGRFCPEQLCDMIYLVEGDPRVRQEIPQSLAAHDLKTMAFASARAYLDYIRRDTAACVILNFCLPDLCGLDLQQRLAERDDPPVIFISDKCEIASAVSAIKAGAIEFLIKPFDFQDLVSAVRAALIRDRESRLRKTEIATLEKRFSLLTPREREILPLLLGGLLNKQAASVLGISTVTLQMHRGQVMRKTQAKSFAELVRMSMKLHIPHWQQTNSSSTTTTSLIWGPTATRAEGAKAAPRSWTE; the protein is encoded by the coding sequence GTGCAGGTTATTGATTGCGAAGACGACATGGCTTCTGTTCCGCTGGCTGATCGTATATTTCCTCGTACATACGGCCGTTTCTGTCCTGAGCAGCTCTGCGACATGATCTATCTCGTGGAAGGCGACCCACGCGTACGACAAGAGATTCCACAATCCCTCGCTGCGCATGATCTCAAGACAATGGCTTTTGCCTCAGCGAGAGCGTACCTCGACTACATCAGAAGAGACACCGCAGCCTGCGTCATCCTCAACTTTTGCCTGCCGGATCTGTGTGGGCTGGACTTGCAGCAACGGCTGGCGGAGAGAGATGACCCGCCTGTGATCTTCATAAGCGATAAATGTGAAATCGCCTCCGCCGTTAGTGCGATAAAAGCGGGGGCCATAGAATTTCTGATCAAGCCGTTTGACTTTCAGGATCTGGTCTCGGCAGTTCGCGCTGCGCTCATTCGCGATCGAGAATCGAGACTGAGAAAAACTGAGATAGCGACGCTGGAAAAGCGCTTTTCGCTGCTGACGCCTCGAGAGCGGGAAATATTGCCACTGCTCCTCGGCGGCCTTCTAAACAAACAGGCAGCATCGGTTCTCGGCATATCAACGGTGACCTTGCAGATGCATCGAGGACAGGTCATGCGAAAGACTCAGGCAAAGTCATTCGCAGAACTAGTCAGAATGTCGATGAAACTCCACATCCCTCATTGGCAGCAAACCAATTCATCCAGCACCACGACCACCTCACTGATCTGGGGCCCGACGGCTACCCGAGCGGAAGGAGCAAAGGCCGCTCCGAGGAGCTGGACTGAATAG
- a CDS encoding alpha/beta hydrolase, with protein sequence MQVLKFVRNGLVACAALLAITGAAAKATAQAQTPSGAKTVLLVHGAWADGSSWAKVIPLLEAKGLHVVAVQIPLTSFADDVAATQRAIDLEDGPVVLVGHSYGGAVITEAGNDSKVAGLVYVSAVAPDKGESALGLIMSVPTPIGAELRPDKSGFLKLTPKGVAEDFAQDLSAKEIAILTATQVPANAAAMKGEVTNPAWKSKPSWFIVGGNDRAISPILEANLAKKIGATTVTVPSSHVIMLSKPAKVAEVIIDAAAKSGSK encoded by the coding sequence ATGCAAGTATTGAAGTTCGTTCGGAACGGTTTGGTGGCATGCGCCGCATTACTCGCGATCACCGGTGCTGCCGCGAAGGCGACGGCACAAGCGCAAACCCCTTCAGGCGCAAAAACGGTGCTTCTCGTACACGGGGCGTGGGCAGACGGTTCGAGTTGGGCAAAGGTGATTCCCTTGCTCGAGGCGAAGGGCTTGCACGTCGTTGCGGTGCAGATTCCACTAACATCCTTCGCGGACGACGTCGCGGCTACACAGCGCGCCATTGACCTTGAGGATGGGCCGGTAGTGCTCGTCGGTCACTCGTACGGTGGAGCCGTGATCACCGAAGCCGGGAACGATTCTAAAGTGGCTGGACTCGTGTATGTGTCAGCCGTCGCTCCAGACAAGGGTGAGTCGGCTCTCGGACTCATTATGAGCGTTCCTACACCGATCGGCGCGGAGCTGCGCCCCGACAAGAGCGGCTTTCTCAAGTTGACGCCCAAAGGCGTTGCAGAGGACTTCGCGCAGGATCTTTCAGCCAAAGAGATCGCAATTCTAACCGCGACTCAGGTGCCGGCAAATGCGGCAGCCATGAAGGGCGAGGTTACGAATCCAGCTTGGAAGTCCAAACCGTCGTGGTTCATCGTTGGCGGAAATGACCGGGCAATCTCGCCTATCCTCGAAGCGAATCTGGCAAAGAAAATCGGTGCGACAACAGTGACCGTTCCGTCCAGCCACGTGATCATGCTCTCCAAGCCCGCAAAGGTTGCGGAAGTGATCATCGACGCGGCGGCAAAGTCCGGCTCGAAATAG
- a CDS encoding TetR/AcrR family transcriptional regulator, translating into MNNDTASRIRESAHDLMAERGYFGFSYANIAESVGIRKASIHHHYPSKIDLAVATLKESRASLVQAVGGLDHAEADPLRRLKLYIHHLVECIHNNHRPICIAALLSAELPALPDEIQVEVKQHFDFLLLWVKRTLKEGAICGNIQLRRSAEMEAQSFVALVHGAMLSARALGSPALFHSITEGALNSFRSRE; encoded by the coding sequence ATGAACAACGATACTGCAAGTCGAATTCGAGAATCGGCACATGATCTGATGGCCGAAAGAGGCTATTTCGGCTTCAGCTATGCAAACATTGCCGAATCAGTTGGCATCCGTAAGGCAAGCATTCACCATCACTATCCGTCCAAGATAGATCTAGCTGTTGCAACGTTAAAAGAATCTCGCGCGAGCCTTGTCCAGGCGGTCGGAGGTCTGGATCACGCTGAGGCTGATCCTCTGCGACGGCTCAAGTTGTACATCCACCATTTGGTCGAGTGCATCCACAACAACCATCGACCGATCTGCATTGCAGCGCTACTTAGTGCTGAGTTGCCCGCTCTGCCCGATGAAATCCAGGTCGAGGTAAAACAGCATTTCGACTTTCTCCTCTTATGGGTCAAACGCACGCTCAAAGAAGGGGCCATCTGCGGGAACATCCAACTGCGGCGCAGTGCGGAGATGGAGGCACAGAGTTTTGTCGCGTTGGTACACGGAGCGATGCTCTCCGCGCGCGCACTAGGTTCTCCGGCGCTTTTCCACTCAATCACCGAAGGAGCTCTGAATAGTTTTCGATCCAGGGAATGA
- a CDS encoding DUF4126 domain-containing protein, whose product MPVLISAFVLGFVCGLRALLGLAAVSWAASCQRLQLQGSWLSFLGFRFTPYITSLLSLGEIINDKLPKTPSRLVPPQFIARVVMGGLTGAAIGFSGGQLILGVIVGIIGSVVGTFAGAKGRALAAKLFGRDLPAALLEDAIGIVLAFVALH is encoded by the coding sequence ATGCCCGTTCTGATCTCTGCCTTCGTGTTAGGTTTCGTCTGCGGTCTGCGAGCTCTTCTTGGTCTCGCTGCGGTGAGTTGGGCAGCCAGCTGCCAACGACTCCAACTTCAGGGAAGCTGGCTTTCCTTTCTTGGATTTCGCTTCACTCCGTACATCACGAGCCTGCTATCCCTCGGGGAAATCATCAATGATAAATTGCCCAAGACCCCTAGCCGCCTTGTACCACCTCAGTTCATCGCCCGCGTTGTGATGGGCGGGCTCACGGGAGCGGCTATCGGATTTTCGGGTGGACAGCTCATCCTGGGAGTCATCGTTGGAATCATCGGCAGCGTGGTCGGAACATTCGCGGGCGCCAAGGGGCGAGCCCTCGCTGCGAAACTGTTTGGACGCGATCTGCCTGCCGCGTTGCTTGAGGACGCTATTGGTATCGTACTGGCTTTTGTGGCATTGCACTAA
- a CDS encoding alpha/beta hydrolase, which translates to MLALSLFRKSRYALASLTLALLGCTSSTQNIQPVHAAGPTGVQNVLFVHGAWADGSCWNQVISNLAADGYNVTAVQLPLTSLADDVAVVQRALARENGKTLLVSHSYGGMVITQAGVDPKVAGLVYVSAYAPAAGESALSLNNTVPATPIAGDLQQDASGFLTLTNAGVAADFAQDLPAAEQVTIAATQGPLSATAFSAPATQVAWNNIPSWYIIASNDRAISPTLEATMAKRMNATTITLQSGHLSMLSHPTDVSTFVESAATSLKPQMMTE; encoded by the coding sequence ATGCTCGCTCTATCTCTGTTTAGAAAGTCACGTTACGCTCTCGCTTCGCTCACTCTGGCACTCCTCGGCTGTACTTCTTCTACGCAGAATATCCAACCGGTGCATGCAGCAGGCCCCACCGGCGTGCAAAATGTATTGTTCGTACATGGGGCATGGGCCGATGGATCGTGCTGGAACCAGGTCATTAGCAATCTTGCCGCCGACGGATACAACGTAACGGCAGTGCAACTTCCACTTACGTCTCTTGCCGATGACGTCGCAGTCGTTCAAAGGGCTCTAGCGCGAGAGAATGGAAAAACTCTGTTGGTAAGCCACTCGTATGGAGGCATGGTCATTACACAGGCAGGCGTCGATCCCAAGGTTGCAGGCTTGGTGTACGTCTCCGCATACGCGCCGGCTGCAGGTGAATCCGCTCTATCCCTGAATAACACGGTTCCGGCTACGCCCATTGCTGGAGATCTTCAGCAGGACGCCTCCGGGTTTCTCACTCTCACAAATGCTGGCGTTGCCGCTGACTTTGCACAGGATCTCCCCGCAGCAGAACAGGTAACCATTGCGGCAACGCAAGGGCCGCTCTCCGCAACGGCATTCAGTGCACCCGCAACACAGGTGGCCTGGAACAACATTCCCTCGTGGTACATCATCGCGAGCAATGACAGAGCCATTTCCCCCACACTCGAGGCAACGATGGCGAAGAGAATGAACGCCACAACGATCACCCTACAGTCCGGCCACTTGTCCATGCTCAGTCATCCCACCGACGTTTCCACTTTCGTTGAAAGTGCGGCAACTTCCCTGAAACCACAAATGATGACGGAATAA